One genomic region from Anthonomus grandis grandis chromosome 1, icAntGran1.3, whole genome shotgun sequence encodes:
- the LOC126733978 gene encoding UBX domain-containing protein 1-B: MADVVATLVDMGFPKDRVELAVSKTGSQDVQTVMDWMLSHENELETAAASTTMAAEEVNHQQGASTAEPTPESISNLAAPENGATLVAKSIKCEDCGKLFKTNEEVEFHASKSGHENFSESTEEKKPLTEEEKKEQLAKIEAKLKQRRLEREAREKQEALEREKSRIKSGKEILEAKKKHEELEMKKIIEQRKKEKEEERLARQRVKNQIEADKLARKAKFGGATQEKSVEPQPAPVVAEPAVKKPTPTYNEVKLQIRLADGKTLVQNFGIKEPLSAVRLYIEMNKTDGDYPFKLMTSFPRKIFNSEDYDKPLDTLGLAPTATLIVSKS, encoded by the exons aGAGTTAGCAGTATCAAAAACGGGAAGTCAAGATGTTCAGACAGTTATGGACTGGATGCTATCTCATGAAAATGAATTGGAAACTGCCGCTGCCTCAACAACAATGGCAGCTGAAGAAGTAAACCACCAACAAGGGGCAAGTACAGCTGAACCCACACCTGAGAGTATTTCTAATTTGGCTGCACCTGAAAATGGCGCTACACTAGTTGCCAAGTCCATAAAATGTGAGGACTGCGGCAAACTATTTAAAACGAATGAGGAAGTTGAGTTCCATGCTTCAAAATCag GCCATGAGAATTTCTCAGAATCAACGGAAGAAAAGAAACCACTtacagaagaagaaaaaaaagagcaACTGGCGAAAATCGAGGCCAAGTTAAAACAGAGAAGGCTAGAAAGAGAGGCCAGAGAAAAGCAGGAGGCATTAGAAAGAGAAAAGTCTAGGATAAAGTCTGGAAAGGAAATCCTGGAAGCTAAGAAA aAACATGAAGAGctagaaatgaaaaaaataatcgagcaaaggaagaaagaaaaagaagaagaacgtTTGGCCAGGCAGCGGGTAAAAAACCAAATCGAGGCGGATAAATTGGCCAGAAAAGCGAAATTCGGTGGCGCCACCCAAGAAAAATCAGTTGAACCCCAACCCGCTCCTGTTGTTGCTGAACCAGCAGTGAAAAAACCTACACCGACCTATAACGAAGTTAAATTACAAATACGATTGGCTGACG gtaagaCTTTAGTGCAGAACTTTGGAATCAAAGAGCCTCTCTCGGCGGTTAGATTATACATTGAAATGAACAAAACCGACGGGGATTATCCATTTAAACTTATGACTAGTTTTCCTAGGAAGATTTTTAATTCTGAAGATTATGACAAACCTTTGGATACATTAG